A stretch of DNA from Primulina huaijiensis isolate GDHJ02 unplaced genomic scaffold, ASM1229523v2 scaffold207848, whole genome shotgun sequence:
ATCAGAAGCTTCATTTCTTGATTTCTCCAGAGTTTCCTGTGTAATATCGAGTTCCTGTTCAATACTCTTCATATTTTTCAATTCGACATTCAGCGTCTCTCTTATATTCTCTTTTTCTTGAGTCAAATCAGTAACTAGAGCTTCATTTTTGTTTGCTTCATCCAGAGCAACCTTAAGTTGTTCCTCAGTATGTTGAATCTTCTTTTCTTGATCTCCCAAAATATTACGATCTGAAGCCATCTTTTTTTCTGTGGAGGATTTATATTCCTCGAACTCCTTTACCATGGCATCAAGCCTTTTGCTGGATTCATCCCTCTCAGCCACCAAGGAAGATAATTCTGTATTCATATTCTTCAGTTCCGAATTCTTCAACTCAAGCtccttttcattttttgagaGCGTGGCTTTCAGTTGTTGTAGCTCAGAAATTAAACCACTTATCCTGTCCTGGGATTGTTGGTATACAGAGCTCAGTTGATAAAATTCGTGTTCCTTTTCAGTAATTTTAGAATCAAGACTCCGAAGATTATCTGCCTTTTCAGTAATCTCTGATGAAAGCAAGACAATCCTATCTTCCAAGACTGCCACACAATCCAACTTCTCCTTCAGTTGTTCTTGCAGTTCCTTTTTCTCGTTTCCCAAGTTACTGAGGTTTTGTTCAAGACTCTCAACCTT
This window harbors:
- the LOC140966743 gene encoding MAR-binding filament-like protein 1-1, which encodes MGFGLIPFLGMRAGALDGLAAESTESRTEELMQVAEQSVKGNTSPNSTFSLFNVVGVMASGVLGALYASTRKEKAASDATIESVNIKLKEKESAIVSLEKKFESTILNEREVQRKELAKAGEAQRSSVNQLKIANGTITSLGLELQKDRRLIEELGIKVESLEQNLSNLGNEKKELQEQLKEKLDCVAVLEDRIVLLSSEITEKADNLRSLDSKITEKEHEFYQLSSVYQQSQDRISGLISELQQLKATLSKNEKELELKNSELKNMNTELSSLVAERDESSKRLDAMVKEFEEYKSSTEKKMASDRNILGDQEKKIQHTEEQLKVALDEANKNEALVTDLTQEKENIRETLNVELKNMKSIEQELDITQETLEKSRNEAS